Proteins encoded by one window of Manihot esculenta cultivar AM560-2 chromosome 10, M.esculenta_v8, whole genome shotgun sequence:
- the LOC110625220 gene encoding germin-like protein subfamily 3 member 2, with product MSLIIRVTEIVLFFLLFHGYFAFASDPDPVRDYCILNTDSEADHSSCKNSSAATVEDFIFSGIQKSPGKFDETGLSSNPVNVNVFPGLSTLGMSLVRADFEVGGVNVPHFHPRATEVAYVLEGKIYSGFVDSQNRVFAKVIEKGEIMVFPRGLMHFQMNIGDKPATILGSFNSQNPGLQRIPTAVFGSGIKEELLEKAFGLSSKEIAKLRKRFALHD from the coding sequence ATGTCCTTAATTATAAGAGTAACAGAAATAGTTTTGTTTTTCTTGCTTTTCCATGGCTATTTCGCTTTTGCTTCGGACCCAGATCCTGTTAGAGACTACTGCATACTTAATACAGATTCTGAAGCTGATCATAGTTCCTGCAAGAACTCATCAGCTGCAACAGTAGAAGATTTCATTTTTTCTGGGATACAAAAATCTCCTGGAAAATTCGACGAAACAGGACTATCTTCCAATCCAGTAAATGTGAACGTGTTTCCAGGGCTGAGCACACTAGGCATGTCGCTTGTAAGAGCTGATTTTGAAGTTGGTGGTGTGAATGTGCCTCATTTCCATCCAAGAGCAACTGAGGTTGCATATGTTCTGGAAGGGAAAATATATTCAGGATTCGTCGATTCGCAGAATCGAGTTTTTGCCAAGGTGATTGAGAAAGGAGAGATCATGGTGTTTCCAAGAGGTCTAATGCATTTCCAGATGAACATTGGAGACAAACCAGCAACTATCTTGGGTAGTTTTAATAGCCAAAATCCTGGATTGCAGAGAATCCCAACTGCTGTATTTGGTTCAGGAATTAAAGAAGAGCTCCTGGAGAAGGCTTTTGGATTGAGTTCCAAGGAGATTGCCAAGCTCAGGAAAAGATTTGCTCTCCATGATTGA